AGCTACCAGCACTTCGTCTAAGTTAGATTGCAGGCATTGTTCATATACTCTTTGAATCATGGGCTTTCCGGCAATGAGCGCCAAGGGCTTGCCCGGTAAGCGGCTAGATTGGTACCGCGATGGAATAATGCCTATTGTTTTCATAAAATGTATTGAATAGGTTCTATGATGCTTCGTCTATTTTAGTTACAACCAAGTAGTTTCCTTGAATGCGCAGCACTTTTACTTTGGTGCCAACGGCAATAAAGTCACCTTCAGAAATTACTTCGTGCCGTGTGTGGTCAAACATTGCCTTTCCTGCCGGGCGAAGATCGGTAATGGTATTGCCAACTGTGCCAATAAGAGAAGGTAGTGTGTTTTCCTTTACCGAAAAACCTTTGTGCGAAGAAAGGTTGTCTTTCGGTGCTAGTTTTTCGAAGAATGGCGAGTTGAAAAGCTGCTTTCCAAAAGCAACCAATAGTATGAGTGGCGTAAGCATGGCAGCTACTACCATAAAAAATGAACGCCCGGCCTCATCGGTAGAAACTGCAGAAAAATCGAAATCTACATTGCGCAGCATGGCTAAAGATAAACCGCCAATAGTGAGCAAAATGCCCGTAATGCCAGCTACTCCAAAACCCGGAATTACAAAAATTTCTGCCAGCAATAATGCTATGCCTATAATAAAAGCAAGTATTTCCCAATTGGCTGCTAAGCCTTCTAAATATAGCGGAGCAAAGTAAAGCATGGCGGCAAGTGTGCTCACGCCAATAGGAAACAGAGTGCCGGGGGCTTTAAATTCAAAGTATAAACCGCCAAAAATGAGCAGCAGCAACACACCTGAAATAGCTGGGTTTACTAGCCAAATAGTGGCACGCTCCACCATGCTCGATTGGTGATTTACCAATTCCGGTGAACCGGGTAGGCGTTTTATTATCTCTGTAATGTTTTCTGTTTTGGCATTGCAAAAGCCTAGTTTTAGAGCTTCATCGGTGGTAAGCGTAACTATTTTTCCCTTTTCTTTAATGCCATCAATAGCTAAGTTTTCATCGGTCATACCTTCGGCTATTAAAGGATTTCTGCCTGTTTCTTCGGCAGTGGCACGCATTTTTTTACGCATATAACTTTGGTATTTTTCGGGCATTACTTCTCCATTTTGGTTTACCACACTGGCTGCGCCAATAGTGGCACCGGATGCCATGTAAATACTATCGCACGCAATAGAAATCAGTGCGCCTGCACTAGCTGCATTGTTTTTTATGAAAACCAATGTGGGAATTTTAGTGCGCAGCAACATGGTTCTAATTTTATCGGCATCATCCACTAAGCCGCCATAAGTATCTAACTCAATTAGAATGTAAGCAGCATGTCTGCTTTGTGCTTGTTGCAATGCGCTTTCTACCAATCGAGTAACCGATGGTGAAATTTCGCTGTTGATATTGAATTTGTAAACGATATCTTCGGCATGGGTGTGCAATGAACTACACAGCAAAAAAACAATGGTTGTTAAGAGCGCTTGTATGAATTTCATAACTCCTTTTTGTAAAACTACATTTGTAATGCTATAAAACAAATTGATGTTGCGAGTACAAAATATCTTGTTGTTAGTTTTTCTTGTTTGGGTAAATGCTTTAAACGCCTTACCGCCTGTTTGTTTTGAACACGAAGTGCAAACAGGAGAAACGCTGTATCGCATATCTGTAAAGTACAAAGTAAAAGTATCGGAAATTCTGGCTGTAAATCCTGAATTGGGAAAAGACCCAACATTGCGCATAGGGCAAAAAGTTTGTATTCCTAGAGTGCAGGCGGCTGTTCCGCAAAGTAGTGTTAGCCCTCAAAAGGTTACGGCACCTACTAAAGCACCTGCTATGGCCGTTAATCCCATAAAACAGGGCGATCAATGGATTCATATCGTACAGAGGGAAGAAAGTTTTTATACAATATGCAAGAAGTATAAAATACTAGCTTACGATTTAATTTCTACCAATAATTTACCCAATACAATTATTGCAGAAAACCAGCGCCTTATCTTGCCTGCAACCGCAATTGTGGGAGAAGAAAACAGCAAGCCTGCAAGCAAAGAAGTGTCGCCTTTGGTAACTATGACCAACACTGCGGCAGAAGATGCCAAACGCGAAGTTGTTGTAGAGAAGAAAAAAGATAGCGCTCCGGCAATAATTTCAGATAAAAATGCTGCGGTTCACATAGTAAAGCAGGGCGATACGTATTACAATATCACAAAGCGATACGGTATGAAATCTAGCGAGTTGAAAGCATTGAATAACCTTGCTTCTACAGATATAACGCTAGGGCAAAAGCTAACAGTAACAAACCGAACCGAAGCACCTATCAATACCGAAGTACATGAAGATAAAATTCCTGCAAATGCTGTGGTAATTGATATTGCAAAAGAAGTGGCAAAAAGTGAAGTAAAAACCAATGAGGTAAAAGAAGAAACTCCTGCACCTCCCATTGTAAAGAGTACAAAAAGCAATAAAGAGAAACATACCCAAAAGGTAGATGAAGAGCAGGCAAGGTTAGATATGGCTGCTGCCATAAAGCCGGAAGCTACGCCACCAAACACAGCGGCACAAAAAGAACCGGAGCTTGCAACCGTAAGTACTGCTGCAAAAGAAACTGCGGAAGAGGAGAAAAAGGAAGTTCCTCAAGCAGTTGTTGTTGAAAAGGAAGTAAGTGCAGCACCCATTGTTACCGATGCTGTAGTTGTAGATGCAACTAAGGAGATTGAAAAGCCAATTCTTTCAGCCAAGCCTGTATTGAGTTTTGCAGATGAATATGCAGTATCGTTTCAGCATAAATTGGGTAGCCAAAACTATAAAGTTAAGAAGCAGAGAGGCGTAGCGGCACTTTCCGATGCCATTATCGGAAATGAGTACCTTGCTTACTCCAGCAGTTGCGAACCGGGTACGGTAATAAAAATTACAAACTTAATGAGCAAACGCTCTACTTATGTAAAAGTAATTGGCGGCAGCAGTAGCGATGCTATACTCACCATATCTGCAAAGTTGGCTTCGAAGTTAGATGTGTTGGATGGCGAATTTTTAGCAGAGGTAAGCACGCTTACAAAAAATCAATAGCACTTTTCTTTTCTTATTTTTCTGTTTCCTTCGCCAAAAATCATTTGTATGTACTCTGCCGAAGCGCAACAAAATTTAATGCAACTCTCTCAATTATTGCTGCAAAATCAAGCAATAAAAACTGTAGAGCAGCATGTAGAAGATTTAAGGCGTGTTATCAAATTTCACGATTGGTGTTATTATGTATTGAGTGAACAGCGCATTTCGGATTTTGATTACGATACTTTGTTTGCGCAATTAAAGCAAGCTGAAAAGCAACATCCGGAACTTGTTACCGATGATAGCCCAACACAAAGAGTGGCGCGTGGCCTAACCGAAAATTTTGAAACTGTAACACATCTCACCTCTATGCTTTCGCTGGATAATAGTTACAGCGAGGGCGACTTACTTGAATTCGATAGGCGGGTAAAAGAATTGGTGGCTTCTGCAGAAGTGCAGTATTGCGTAGAGCCTAAGTTTGATGGCGCAAGTATTGCATTGGTATATGAGAATAACCGCTTGGTACGAGCCGCAACACGTGGCGATGGCTCCCTTGGAGAAGACATTACCAACAATGCCAAAGCATTGGCAAGTATTCCGCTTTCGGCAAATTTTTTGGCACACGGAATTTCAAAAGTTGAAATAAGAGGCGAAGTTGTTATTAAGCGAGATGTGTTTGAAAAAATGAATGCAGCACGCCAGGCAGCAGGCGAAAAAGTATTTCAGAATCCGCGAAATACAGCTGCAGGATCGCTGCGTTTAAAAAATCCTGAAGAGGTGCGGGCACGAAAATTAGAAGCTATTTTATATCACATTTCTTTTGCAGAAGATACGCACGGGAATAACTTACTTTTGTCTAAGTTAGAGAGCCATTTTCATTGTATAGAAATACTAAATGCCTGTGGTTTTATTACTCCTTTACATGAATTAAAATGTTGTGATTCCGTTCAAGAAATTTCGGATTTTCTACACCTCTGGAACGAAAAACGCAATACTTTTAATATAGACACCGATGGTATGGTGGTGAAGGTAAATTCACTCACACAGCAGAATTTATGCGGCAGTACTTCACATCATCCGCGTTGGGCAATTGCATTTAAGTTTGCAGCTAAGCGAGCACAAAGTAAACTGCTAAAGGTGGAGTTTCAGGTTGGGCGCACGGGTGCTGTAACGCCTGTGGCCAAAATAGAGCCTGTACCTTTGGCGGGTGTTACTATTTCATCTGTTTCGCTGCACAACGAAGATTTTATTACAGAGAAAGATATTCGTGTAAACGATACCGTAATTGTGGAGCGAGCCGGAGAAGTTATTCCCTACATTGTGGGGGTGGTAGAACCATTGCGAACGGGCGCAGAAACAGCCATTGAATTTCCTCGAAATTGCCCATCGTGCCAAACACTTTTGGTAAAGCCGGAAGAGGAGGCCGTATGGCGTTGCGACAATGTAGATTGCCCTGCACAAACCGAAGAGCGGGCTATTCACTTTGTAAGTAAAGATGCAATGGATATTGAAGGTTTGGGAAGATGTATTGTAATAGATTTTATTGAGCGAAAATTTATTCGGAACATAGAAGATATTTACGCTTTGCCCTATCAAGAAATATTGGCGTTGGAAGGCTGGGGCGAAAAATCGGTGGAGAATTTAAAAGTAGGAGTAGAGGCTGCTAAAAATCGTCCGCTTTGGCGATTGATAAATGCTTTGGGCATAAGGCATGTGGGCGTTTCTACATCTAAAGATATTGCCGCACATGTGGCAGATATATTCAGTCTTGCATCGGCAGACATAGCATGGCTTACCGGCATAGAAGGTATTGGTCCAAAGGTGGCAAAGAGTATTCGCAACTTTTTTGACAATGCTTCTAATATCGCACTATTGGAGCATTTAAAAGCTATTGGTGTAAACACCGTAAACAGGGCGGAAGACACTTTGGCAAAGAACAATAAACTGGAAGGAAAAACATTCTTGTTTACCGGCACTTTGCAGCGTTTTACCCGCGATAGAGCCAAGCAGTTGGTAGAAGAAAACGGAGGGAAGCTATTGAGTGGTGTATCTGCCAATCTACATTTTTTAGTGGCTGGCGCAGATGCCGGCAGTAAATTAGAGAAGGCTAAAAAGATAAGTTCAATTCAAGTAATAGATGAAGATAGTTTCTTGAAAATGATTGAATAGGCCGATTGTTTATTGCAAAGATGTTGCAATGTTTTCGGCTGCAATTTCTCCTGCTAAACTTCCTATAGCCACACCCATTCCTCCCATTTTAAATGCACCAAAAGTATTGGTAGAAAGCCACTTTAAGTTTGGTTTTTTAGTTGCGCCAAATGCCATAATGCCGCTCCATTGCATGTCTATTTCAAAAGGTTGATTAGGAAGAATATGGGTACTTAATTTTTGCAACAGCAAGTTGTAAATGTGTTCATTGATATTAAATGAAGTAGTAGTTTCTTCAATAAAATCTTCGTTTCTACCTCCGCCCAATAGTACGCGGTTATCTATTTCTCGGAAATAATAATAGCCTTCATTAAAATGAAAAATGCCTTTGAATGGAAGTGTTTTTATGGGCTTGGTAATAAGCACAATTCCTCTGCCGGGCGTTGCTTCTTCGGTGGGGAAGAGTGATGATGTAAATGCATTGGTAGCTACAATAGCTCTTTTTGCAGTAAACGAAACTGTAGCATCGGCAATGTTTCTTGCTACATTTATATTGGTGCAAACTCCGGTATCTTCTATGTGTTTTACTTCGCAGCCTGTGTATAACTGCACCCCTTTTTCGATGGCGAGCAAGTGTAAATGTTTCATCATTTCTCCGGTGTGCAATTCGCCTTCGCAATGGTTTTGTATAATGCCTGCAAAGCAAGATTGGTTAAAGCCAAACTGTTCAATAAGGCGTGTAGATGCAATGGAAAATGTGGTTTGGTTAGTGATGCTGTGGAGTAGTTTGTTTAGCACTTCTATTTCGTTTGCTAAATACAATTCATTTGTATGGAGCAGTTCAAAACTTCCGTTTTCGCGATATTGAATTTTGGCATCGCCTAAACGTTGTCTAAGGAGTTGTAGGCCTTTAAAACGCATTTCTATCAATTGCAAAGCCTCTTTGGTACTTAGCAATTTTAAATCGCTAACAATTTCACCCACGCTTCCAATGCAGGCAAAACCTGCATTGCGCGTACTGGCTCCGGATGGTAAAACTCCACGTTCAAAAATGGCAACTGAGAGGTGCGGCAATTTTTCTTTTAGCGAAATTGCCGCACTTAAACCAGTAATGCCGCTGCCTATAATGGCAACATCTATTTGCAACAGCG
This genomic stretch from Chitinophagales bacterium harbors:
- a CDS encoding LysM peptidoglycan-binding domain-containing protein produces the protein MLLVFLVWVNALNALPPVCFEHEVQTGETLYRISVKYKVKVSEILAVNPELGKDPTLRIGQKVCIPRVQAAVPQSSVSPQKVTAPTKAPAMAVNPIKQGDQWIHIVQREESFYTICKKYKILAYDLISTNNLPNTIIAENQRLILPATAIVGEENSKPASKEVSPLVTMTNTAAEDAKREVVVEKKKDSAPAIISDKNAAVHIVKQGDTYYNITKRYGMKSSELKALNNLASTDITLGQKLTVTNRTEAPINTEVHEDKIPANAVVIDIAKEVAKSEVKTNEVKEETPAPPIVKSTKSNKEKHTQKVDEEQARLDMAAAIKPEATPPNTAAQKEPELATVSTAAKETAEEEKKEVPQAVVVEKEVSAAPIVTDAVVVDATKEIEKPILSAKPVLSFADEYAVSFQHKLGSQNYKVKKQRGVAALSDAIIGNEYLAYSSSCEPGTVIKITNLMSKRSTYVKVIGGSSSDAILTISAKLASKLDVLDGEFLAEVSTLTKNQ
- a CDS encoding nodulation protein NfeD codes for the protein MKFIQALLTTIVFLLCSSLHTHAEDIVYKFNINSEISPSVTRLVESALQQAQSRHAAYILIELDTYGGLVDDADKIRTMLLRTKIPTLVFIKNNAASAGALISIACDSIYMASGATIGAASVVNQNGEVMPEKYQSYMRKKMRATAEETGRNPLIAEGMTDENLAIDGIKEKGKIVTLTTDEALKLGFCNAKTENITEIIKRLPGSPELVNHQSSMVERATIWLVNPAISGVLLLLIFGGLYFEFKAPGTLFPIGVSTLAAMLYFAPLYLEGLAANWEILAFIIGIALLLAEIFVIPGFGVAGITGILLTIGGLSLAMLRNVDFDFSAVSTDEAGRSFFMVVAAMLTPLILLVAFGKQLFNSPFFEKLAPKDNLSSHKGFSVKENTLPSLIGTVGNTITDLRPAGKAMFDHTRHEVISEGDFIAVGTKVKVLRIQGNYLVVTKIDEAS
- the ligA gene encoding NAD-dependent DNA ligase LigA, with the protein product MYSAEAQQNLMQLSQLLLQNQAIKTVEQHVEDLRRVIKFHDWCYYVLSEQRISDFDYDTLFAQLKQAEKQHPELVTDDSPTQRVARGLTENFETVTHLTSMLSLDNSYSEGDLLEFDRRVKELVASAEVQYCVEPKFDGASIALVYENNRLVRAATRGDGSLGEDITNNAKALASIPLSANFLAHGISKVEIRGEVVIKRDVFEKMNAARQAAGEKVFQNPRNTAAGSLRLKNPEEVRARKLEAILYHISFAEDTHGNNLLLSKLESHFHCIEILNACGFITPLHELKCCDSVQEISDFLHLWNEKRNTFNIDTDGMVVKVNSLTQQNLCGSTSHHPRWAIAFKFAAKRAQSKLLKVEFQVGRTGAVTPVAKIEPVPLAGVTISSVSLHNEDFITEKDIRVNDTVIVERAGEVIPYIVGVVEPLRTGAETAIEFPRNCPSCQTLLVKPEEEAVWRCDNVDCPAQTEERAIHFVSKDAMDIEGLGRCIVIDFIERKFIRNIEDIYALPYQEILALEGWGEKSVENLKVGVEAAKNRPLWRLINALGIRHVGVSTSKDIAAHVADIFSLASADIAWLTGIEGIGPKVAKSIRNFFDNASNIALLEHLKAIGVNTVNRAEDTLAKNNKLEGKTFLFTGTLQRFTRDRAKQLVEENGGKLLSGVSANLHFLVAGADAGSKLEKAKKISSIQVIDEDSFLKMIE
- a CDS encoding FAD-binding oxidoreductase, with the protein product MISYWEKQSLLQIDVAIIGSGITGLSAAISLKEKLPHLSVAIFERGVLPSGASTRNAGFACIGSVGEIVSDLKLLSTKEALQLIEMRFKGLQLLRQRLGDAKIQYRENGSFELLHTNELYLANEIEVLNKLLHSITNQTTFSIASTRLIEQFGFNQSCFAGIIQNHCEGELHTGEMMKHLHLLAIEKGVQLYTGCEVKHIEDTGVCTNINVARNIADATVSFTAKRAIVATNAFTSSLFPTEEATPGRGIVLITKPIKTLPFKGIFHFNEGYYYFREIDNRVLLGGGRNEDFIEETTTSFNINEHIYNLLLQKLSTHILPNQPFEIDMQWSGIMAFGATKKPNLKWLSTNTFGAFKMGGMGVAIGSLAGEIAAENIATSLQ